AATTGACCAATTAAATGGGTTTTTCAATGTTTTATCAGTGAGTAAATCTCAAGCTCAAGTTATGGACGTTTACCAGCTAAAAGACTCTTTAAACCTCCGTGGTTACCTGGACATGTATTGGACAGTTTTTTAAGGTTATTGTTGCATAACCTTGGCTGTTTTGATATGAATTGTATGAAATTTAACCAGactgtgtttttcttcatggaacaaatctttctctttttttccatttctcttttttacattaaaaacccAGTTTGGTTGTAACTATTCTGTTTTATAATAACCTAGAACATATTTggcaaattatattttattaatcacATGGAAGTATAAATAATCTGCACATTTAACAGTTAGTAAACAACAGAATAATAGTATGTATTAGAAAATGATCAATCCAGAATCATCTTCCATCATATTTGTTTAAAACCTTCAAGCTCTAATCAATACACCTGATTAttaaggatacagttttacagCTGTTGTCATTAATGCAGTTGTAGTCTTACATacgtaatatttttattaatatgcatttaaaagaggaaaagacacatttgcaacatttatttattaacctTTTCTTGTTTCTTCCTTGAAGTCACttaatcccccccccccccccccccccttttaaaatgaaacaaaaaacacttttttatgaTTTAGGCATACAacataactgaaatattaacaaGCGTACCCTCTGCTATCAATGAGGTGGGCATTAAAAGCTTTTCTCTAACAGTCTAAGCCAAGTCATTCTGCCTCAGGGTTAAGAAGCTTGGCTTGCTAGTAAATTTAACTTTAGCATTACCAGTGTTGCTAAGGTAGCTAAAGCTCAATACAGACTTAAATTATCTTACTGACTCATAAACTTTTTCAATCACAACTTTTGACAGTTCTTAGCTTTTACAAAGCTCAGCTTGCCATTTAGTTTGCTTGTAGCATTAGTGCAGATGCTAAGTGAGGTAAAGCTGGATATACACTTAAATTCTTGCTAAAACACTGACACTTTCTCAACGATCAGTCTTATGAAACTTCCTAGCTTTTACTAAGCTTGCTTAGCTTGCTAGCAAGTTTGGCCCTAACATTATTCCTGTAGCTAAACTAGTCAAAAAGCTCAATACAAACATATGTTCTTGCTACCCTAAGCTCAGACTTAAGTGTTTGCAATAAAGTTTCAGTTTAGCATTAGCACTGTGGCTGAACTTGTTAAAGTTTGATACAAACCTAAATTCttgctttaaaacagaaaccttAACCACAAAGTTTTAAAGACAGTTTTTGACTTTTACTAATCTCTGCTCAGTTGTAAGTTTGAGTTTAGCATTAGCTTGCCTGCTAGCAATCTTAACTGTTGCATCAACGCTGCAGCTTAGCTTGGCATTATTGGGTACAAATTTAAACTCTTCCCCCAAGACAGAAACAATCTCAAGCGCGAAGAAGTAATACATTTTAGAACATTACATTTACAAATTGATATGCTGGATTTAaagttaaatcattttaatagcTAAAATGTAGCCATCCAAAATTCCTTTTTGGAGTGTACTCTCTCTTTTCCATCTTAAAACGcaagaataaaaagtgaaataaaataagaaattgtGATTTAATCACAAGTAATTACTCTTctgtgtgttttgctttttttttttaaagattatgtTAAACTCTTTGCACAAATACGAGCCACGCATCCACATCATTAGGGTTGGAGGCCCAAGAAGAATGATCACCAGCCACTCCTTCCCAGAGACACAGTTCATTGCAGTAACAGCTTACCAAAATGAAGAGGTTAGTATAAATACAAATAGGTTTTGGTcagattttacttgtcttgatttaATCTGCTTTTTAAGCAGGTTCTTGCacctcttctctttctttttttttcattttcttttgagAGCCTCCAGGCCATGGTGCCCTGGATGGTCAGCCATGTCTTATATATCACTAGAAGAAGTCAGATTGTGCAAGCCAAGTTTTACTTATGTGCAGAAAATATGCTATATATAATTTACTCATGACAAAGCCAACTGTAAAGTGTTTGTTGTGCACTTGTATTTCAGATAACAGCTCTAAAGATAAAGTACAACCCTTTTGCCAAGGCCTTTCTAGATGCAAAAGAAAGGTAAGCATGagacaaaagtaaaattttaccAGAACATCaatgtaaaagcaaaatatGCAAATTAGTCTTTCTCTTTTGCAGGAATGATAACAAAGATATGAGGGAAGAAGCAAATGAAAACCCCCATTCTGGCTACTCTCAGCGtaatcttttattattttcttgaaCTTATTCTAGTTTCCTTTTTATGGTGCTTATATTATGTGTCCTTTCCTCTGTGGAACAAGTGGGCAGCTGGTTTATTCACAGCACGGGAAGCCTGTGCCCCCCCACCAGTCCTCATAGTCAGTTTGGGAGTCCCATCGCCCTCTCGCCCTCCCACGGCTGTGAGCGTTATTCCAATCTGAGGAACCACCGCTCTGCTCCCTACAGCAGCCCATACACTCATCGGACCAATTCCCCTAGTGAGTCCTTGCATCATACATACATAAATGCTCAAGCCCCCACCCCCTGCCTTTTAACAAGACAACTAAACAAATGTTGCTGGGCAGGGGAAATGGTTTGCATtcttcctgttttttgtgtttgcagctACAGAGCTGTAGTGTTTGGCTTCAGAAAATACCTATTAAAGAATGAGCTCTAACTGTCCTGGTGACAAATACTTTAATATACAGacaatgtaaaaaagtaatatgttttaatttctggCATATACATCTGAAACCAGTAAACCCTGAGGTCCCTTTCATGTTGCAGCTGGCTACTCAGATAACTCATCAAGCTGCTTGTCGATGCTCCCCAGCCACGATAACTGGTCCAGTCTGCAGATGCCAACCCACTCAAGCATGATGCCCATGGCCCACAACTCCTCCTCTGGAGCCAACTCAAGGTCTATGTTCttatctttatttatatttcttatctttatttatatttcctgAATTTGCTTAGAAACATATAACAGATAACTGAGAAGGACAAAGAAAGATAAATACAATAGAAAAATGTATGGACCAAACAAATAACTCACATTTCACATAATTCATcagagtgagagaaaaaaaaatgaaatgtcagCACTAATAACTATTGAAATGTTTCACCTCTGCAGTCAGTACACTAGCCTATGGTCTGTGAGTAACTCCCCAGTGTCCCAGAGTGGGGGGTTAAACAGCTGCCTGGGGTCCCAGTTCTTCCGGGGATCATCCGGCCACTATCCCAGCATGCCTCACTCTGCCACAGTGCCCCCCTCTGGCTCTCCCATGTATGACACCAGCTCAGCCACAGAGGTGCAGGATGCTGCTCAGTATGAAGCCTCACCCCATGGACGGCTGCCCTCAGCTTGGACCCCTGTTACGCCTCCATCCCTTTGATTAGAGTATCTGAGGATTGATTGAGACCTTCTCTCAAGGACATTTGAGCTCTTCTTACTCTAAGGATGAATATACTTCCAGGCCTTTTTAAACACTCATTTGATTGGTGTGGAGTATTTCAGGGTGTTCTTTCTCCTGAAACAGGTGATATAAGAAAAACCAGCAGAGGTCTAAACAAATCTCTGTTTATTTCtaaagaacaaaatgttttttttaattattagttGATCAGTTTGATCTGCTTATATTAAGCATAACATTGAGAGCAGGAACTCATAAAGCTCTATTAATATGAAttagaaattaaaaatgtttataatgtAAATGAGAGATCAGTTTAGGCTAAATAaatggtttttttgtttgtttttttagcaaatGTTGCCTTTTTAGAAGCTATGGTTCAAagagaaataataattttctgctTTTCATATCATTAAAAGTCCACTTTGTTTAAAAGTCCTTTTGTGtccttttcttgtttcttcttCCCAGTACGTCAAACAGCTGTTTGTTTAAGATGGCTATAATCCTCCCAGTTGGTGGTACTGTCCTTCTGGCTTTCTGAAGTGTGAAGTGGGTCCAGAATAGGAAGCCTTCAGTATAGAgattagattaaattaaattaaattcattagACCCAACAAGATTTCTGTTTTACTGGTTAATTCCCGTGGCATTAATGTATGCATTTGACTgggtctgattttattttatttaatggcaAGTCTTCAGCAACACCATGGAAAGTTTTATGTTCTCTTTAGAGATAACATCTGATTAGAGGTTTGTACACAGTTTGTTTTGCCTTAATTGTTGACAGTATCTTAACtacagtgctttgaaaaagtGTTAATTTATCACATTCCAATCAaatctttatatattttaacgtggattttatttgatagaccaacacaaagtagtgcatagttgtgaaatGGGAGGAAGATGATACAtaaagttttacaaataaaaatctgaaaagtttgaaTCCATTTGTGTACTGGATCCTAGTCGATATTTTGCAGAACAACATtctgcagcaattacagctgcaagtcttttggagtatgtctgtaccagctttaatcatctagagactgaaagttTTGCTCAtaattctttgcaaaacagtctcaagtcttcagcaccctctaacagattttctttcagtatccactctgtatttagctccatccatcttcccatcaacactgaccagcttccctgacaTACCCACAACATGATGCGGCCACCACCTGATCAGAAGACCTTCCTTCACATCTTTGCTGTGTCCCCCACATGCCAAACTGCAGAGGGGGGCTCTTAAGGCTCGGTTTCAACATTAGCTTGCTTCTTGCCACTCTCGCATAAGACCAGGTTTGTAGAGTTCATGACTAACAGTTGTCCTctaaacagattttcccacctgagctgctgATCTCAGCAGTGCTACCATGAGCCTCTTGAATGATGCTCTTCTCACCCGACCTGTCAGTACAGGTGGACGGCCAtattttggtaggtttgcagttgtgccatactctttccattttcagatgccagattgaacagtgctctgtgagatgttcaaagcttgggatattgttttataacctaaccctgctttaaacttcacaaATTTATCCCTGAaccagtctgctgtgttccttgttcttccTGATCCTGTTGATGCAGCTCAATAATGTTCCCTAAaaattcacagaacagctgtgttttattctgagattaaattcCACACAGAtgatctatcacattaaatccccaTTAAATATATCAAAGCTTGTGGATGTGGATAAGAAGTCGATCAaaagagtatgaatacttttgcatggcgATGTTTATGAACAATGTAAATCAGCCCAACTCAGATAAACTGGTCAGCTGTATGCAACAAAATGACTTATGGTGCAGAGTTTGGATGGAAGatagataaataaaagaaaatgaatgttttacgTCAGTTGCAGGTACTCAGACTGACCATTTCAGAAAATTCTAACCCTTAAATAGAGTATATGTAttcatttggggaaaaaaaaaatactattttGATAAAATTACTAGCACCacaaatagtcagtcagtcattttctaccgcttattccatagtgggtcgtggggaagctggtgcctatctccagcagtctatgggcgagtgGTGGGGTACACTccggacaggttgccagtccatcgtagggcaacgcacaaacaaccacgcacacactcattcatacacctaagggcaactaagagtgaccaattaacctaacaggcatgtctttggactgtaagaggaagccggagtacccggtgagaacccatgcatgcaaggggagaacatgcaaactccatgcagaaagacccctggccgggaatcgaacccaggaccttcttgctgcaaggcaacagtgctaccaactgcggcACTAAGtcataataaacattttttaatttggtcaaagttttttcaaactttCAATAAGTAATCCATGACTTCTTGTTTTGCTGGGATATAAATATAACCTGACACTCAGGTGCATTTATCTTATTTGCTCCTcaaaataagaaacataagAGAACATACTATTCAAGTAATGCATATgctgatttataaaaaaattatgatgtggcagtacaaaatatataatatcaaaaataaataaaaaagatggaAGGAGGatccattttttttctctcccatgAAGAGTCCAGGTGATGGTAATGGAGGTAAAGACAATCTAAGTCGGTGTGACTATAAAGAACATATCTTTGGAATAATATGATAGTTAacagaataaaactaaaatgcatCACTTAGCAGTAGACTAACAGTAGATAAGATTTATGGTATTCCATTCATTAGGTGGAGATTCTGCAGTATTATAACAACGAAGTTAAAAAAGGTCTTATTTGTCATGATTTTTGTTGATTTCTTTAATGAATAATTGATGGACACACAACTCTGGAAAAAACTATAAAGAAAGGCAAACAAAAAACTCCAACACACACAAATGGATCATGCATAAATGTCCAGCAGACACAGTGtggtaaaataaatcattacatGTGTAATTTGGATGTTTATTACCCTCTTATCTGAACAAACAAGTGCTGTAGCTTTGCTCTGCAGGTCTATGTCTGGCCTTAATGTAATTGCTCACTGTTGTTTCCTTCTACAGGGTCTAAACAGCTTTCAACCAGCTGTCTGTCATTGAGCAAGCTAGATGGTATTTTAATGATAATGTCAGAAAAATGTAAGTGGTGATCAAAGTTCTGAAAAgatatgaaaatgtttgatgTTTGACGT
This genomic stretch from Girardinichthys multiradiatus isolate DD_20200921_A chromosome 22, DD_fGirMul_XY1, whole genome shotgun sequence harbors:
- the tbxtb gene encoding T-box transcription factor T, with amino-acid sequence MATGAGECPSKAAQYRVDHLLSAVESELQAGSEKGDPTERDLKVSLDEQELWQKFKDLTNEMIVTKNGRRMFPVLKINVSGLDPNAMYSFLLDFISADNHRWKYVNGEWVPGGKPEPQTPSCVYIHPDSPNFGAHWMKAPVSFSKVKLTNKLNGGGQIMLNSLHKYEPRIHIIRVGGPRRMITSHSFPETQFIAVTAYQNEEITALKIKYNPFAKAFLDAKERNDNKDMREEANENPHSGYSQLGSWFIHSTGSLCPPTSPHSQFGSPIALSPSHGCERYSNLRNHRSAPYSSPYTHRTNSPTGYSDNSSSCLSMLPSHDNWSSLQMPTHSSMMPMAHNSSSGANSSQYTSLWSVSNSPVSQSGGLNSCLGSQFFRGSSGHYPSMPHSATVPPSGSPMYDTSSATEVQDAAQYEASPHGRLPSAWTPVTPPSL